The Apodemus sylvaticus chromosome 17, mApoSyl1.1, whole genome shotgun sequence genome contains a region encoding:
- the Tcf20 gene encoding transcription factor 20 isoform X1 has product MQSFREQSSYHGNQQSYPQEVHSSSRIEEFSSRQAQMFQNFGGAGGGSSGTGSTSSGRRGTAAAAAAMASETSGHQGYQGFRKEAGDFYYMASNKDTVAAGTPQPPQRRPSGPVQSYGPPQGSSFGNQYASEGHVSQFQAQHSALGGVSHYQQDYTGPFSPGSAQYQQQASSQQQQQQQQQQQQQQQQQQQQQQVQQLRQQLYQSHQPLPQATGQPASGSSHLQPMQRPSTLPSSAGYQLRVGQFGQHYQSSASSSSSSSFPSPQRFSQSGQSYDGSYSVNAGSQYEGHNVGSNAQAYGTQSNYSYQPQSMKNFEQAKIPPGTQQGQQQQQQQPQPQQQQQQQQQQQHPPQHVMQYTNAATKMPLQSQVGQYNQPEVPVRSPMQFHQNFSPISNPSPAASVVQSPSCSSTPSPLMQSGETLQCGQGSVPMSSRNRILQLMPQLSPTPSMMPSPNSHAAGFKGFGLEGVPEKRLTDPGLSSLSALSTQVANLPNTVQHMLLSDALTPQKKTSKRPSSSSKKADSCTNSEGSSQPEEQLKSPMAESLDGGCSSSSEDQGERVRQLSGQSTSSDTTYKCGASEKAGSSPTQGAQNEAPRLSTSPATRDEAVSPGAKDTSLSSEGTTKVNEKTVGVIVSREAMTGRVEKSGGQDKGSPEDDPAASQRPPSNSGAKEISHTSSLSQPDPPGGGSKGTKGGDNNSSNHNGEGNGQSSHSAVGPSFTGRTEPSKSPGSLRYSYKESFGSAVPRNVSGFPQYPSGQEKGDFGSHGERKGRNEKFPSLLQEVLQGYHHHPDRRYPRSAQEHQGMASGLEGTSRPNILVSQSNELASRGLLNKSIGSLLENPHWGPWERKSSSTAPEMKQINLSDYPIPRKFEIEPPSSAHEPGGSLSERRSVICDISPLRQIVRDPGGHSLGHMGTDARLGRNERLNPSLSQSVILPGGLVSMETKLKSQSGQIKEEDFEQSKSQASFNKKSGDHCHPTSIKHETYRGNASPGAAAHDSISDYGPPDSRSTPMRRVPGRVGSRETMRGRSSSQYHDFAEKLKMSPGRSRGPGGDPHHMNPHMTFSERANRSSLHAPFSPNSESLASAYHTNTRAHAYGDPNTSLNSQLHYKRQMYQQQQEEYKDWASSSAQGVIAAAQHRQEGPRKSPRQQQFLDRVRSPLKNDKDGMMYGPPVGTYHDPSTQEAGRCLMSSDGLPAKSMELKHSSQKLQESCWDLSRQTSPAKSSGPPGMSNQKRYGPPHEPDGHGLAESAQSSKPSNVMLRLPGQEDHSSQNPLIMRRRVRSFISPIPSKRQSQDVKNSNTDDKGRLLHPSKEGADKAYNSYSHLSHSQDIKSIPKRDASKDLPNPDNRNCPAVTLTSPAKTKILPPRKGRGLKLEAIVQKITSPNIRRSASANSAEAGGDTVTLDDILSLKSGPPEGGTVATQEAEMEKRKAEVVSDLVSATNQESNVEKPLPGPSEEWRGSGDDKVKTEAHVETPSTGKEPSGPMTSTASQKPSGNQGRPDGSLGGAAPLIFSDSKNVAPVGILAPEANPKAEEKENDTVMISPKQESFPPKGYFPSGKKKGRPIGSVNKQKKQQQQPPPPPQPPQMPEGSADGEPKPKKQRQRRERRKPGAQPRKRKTKQAVPIVEPQEPEIKLKYATQPLDKTDAKNKSFFPYIHVVNKCELGAVCTIINAEEEEQTKLVRSRKGQRSLTPPPSSTESKVLPASSFMLQGPVVTESSVMGHLVCCLCGKWASYRNMGDLFGPFYPQDYAATLPKNPPPKRSTEMQSKVKVRHKSASNGSKTDTEEEEEQQQQKEQRSLAAHPRFKRRHRSEDCGGGPRSLSRGLPCKKAAAEGSSEKTVSDTKPSVPTTSEGGPELELQIPELPLDSNEFWVHEGCILWANGIYLVCGRLYGLQEALEIAREMKCSHCQEAGATLGCYNKGCSFRYHYPCAIDADCLLHEENFSVRCPKHKPPLPCPLPPLQNKTAKGSLSTEQSERG; this is encoded by the coding sequence ATGCAGTCCTTTCGGGAGCAAAGCAGTTACCACGGAAACCAGCAGAGCTACCCACAGGAGGTGCACAGCTCATCCCGTATAGAAGAGTTCAGCTCTCGTCAGGCCCAGATGTTCCAGAATTTTGGGGGAGcaggtggtggtagtagtggcaCTGGCAGCACCAGTAGCGGTCGGCGAGGAACAGCTGCTGCAGCGGCAGCAATGGCTAGTGAGACCTCTGGCCATCAAGGCTATCAGGGtttcaggaaagaagctggagattTTTACTACATGGCAAGCAACAAAGACACTGTGGCAGCAGGAACCCCACAGCCTCCTCAGCGAAGGCCTTCCGGGCCTGTGCAGAGCTATGGACCTCCCCAGGGGAGCAGCTTTGGCAATCAGTATGCGAGTGAGGGTCATGTGAGCCAATTTCAAGCACAGCACTCTGCCCTTGGTGGTGTGTCTCATTATCAGCAGGATTACACAGGGCCTTTCTCTCCTGGGAGTGCTCAGTATCAACAGCAGGCCTCTagccaacagcagcagcagcagcaacaacagcagcagcaacaacaacagcagcaacaacaacagcagcaagtaCAGCAGTTGAGACAACAGCTTTACCAATCCCATCAGCCTCTGCCACAAGCTACTGGACAGCCAGCCTCTGGCTCATCACATCTACAGCCAATGCAACGGCCCTCAACTCTGCCATCTTCTGCTGGTTATCAGTTAAGAGTGGGTCAGTTTGGCCAGCACTACCagtcttctgcttcctcctcttcctcctcctcctttccttcaccACAGCGTTTCAGTCAGTCTGGACAAAGCTATGATGGCAGTTACAGTGTAAATGCTGGATCTCAGTATGAAGGGCACAATGTGGGTTCTAATGCACAGGCTTATGGAACACAATCAAATTATAGCTACCAACCTCAGTctatgaaaaattttgaacagGCAAAGATTCCACCAGGAAcccagcaggggcagcagcagcaacagcagcaaccacAGCctcagcaacagcaacagcagcaacagcagcagcaacacccACCACAGCATGTGATGCAGTACACAAATGCTGCCACCAAGATGCCTCTGCAAAGCCAGGTGGGGCAGTACAACCAGCCTGAGGTTCCTGTAAGATCCCCTATGCAGTTTCACCAGAACTTCAGCCCTATTTCTAACCCTTCTCCAGCTGCTTCTGTGGTTCAGTCTCCAAGCTGTAGCTCTACCCCTTCTCCTCTCATGCAGAGTGGTGAAACTCTCCAGTGTGGGCAAGGCAGTGTGCCCATGAGTTCCAGGAACCGAATTTTACAGCTAATGCCCCAACTCAGTCCAACTCCATCAATGATGCCCAGTCCTAATTCTCATGCTGCAGGATTCAAAGGGTTTGGATTAGAAGGGGTGCCAGAAAAGCGGCTGACTGATCCTGGGTTGAGTAGTTTGAGTGCTCTGAGTACTCAAGTGGCCAATCTTCCTAATACTGTCCAGCACATGTTACTGTCTGATGCCTTGACACCTCAGAAGAAGACATCTAAGAGACCCTCATCATCATCTAAGAAAGCAGATAGCTGTACAAACTCAGAAGGCTCCTCACAGCCTGAAGAACAACTAAAGTCCCCTATGGCAGAGTCATTGGATGGAGGTTGCTCTAGTAGTTCAGAAGATCAAGGTGAGAGAGTGAGGCAACTAAGTGGCCAGAGCACTAGCTCTGACACCACCTATAAGTGTGGAGCTTCAGAGAAAGCTGGCTCCTCACCCACACAAGGTGCTCAGAATGAGGCCCCCAGGCTCAGTACCAGTCCTGCAACTAGGGATGAAGCTGTCTCTCCAGGTGCTAAGGACACATCACTGTCATCTGAGGGGACCACAAAAGTCAATGAGAAGACAGTTGGGGTCATTGTCTCCCGAGAAGCCATGACAGGTCGGGTAGAAAAATCTGGTGGACAAGATAAAGGCTCCCCGGAGGATGATCCTGCTGCTAGTCAGAGACCACCTAGCAATAGTGGCGCAAAGGAAATCAGCCACACATCATCACTTTCACAGCCAGATCCTCCAGGAGGAGGGAGCAAAGGAACGAAGGGTGGTGATAATAATAGCTCTAACCACAATGGAGAGGGGAATGGCCAGAGTAGCCACTCTGCGGTAGGCCCCAGCTTCACAGGCAGGACTGAGCCCAGCAAGTCTCCTGGAAGTTTGCGCTACAGTTACAAAGAGAGTTTTGGGTCAGCTGTACCACGAAATGTCAGTGGTTTTCCTCAGTATCCTTCAGGACAAGAAAAGGGGGATTTTGGCAGCCATGGGGAGCGAAAGGGTAGAAATGAGAAGTTCCCAAGTCTCTTACAGGAAGTGCTTCAGGGCTACCACCACCATCCTGACAGAAGGTATCCTAGAAGTGCTCAGGAACATCAAGGGATGGCTAGTGGCCTGGAAGGAACTTCAAGGCCCAACATCTTAGTCAGTCAAAGCAATGAATTAGCCAGCAGGGGCCTTCTGAACAAGAGTATTGGATCCCTGTTAGAAAATCCCCACTGGGGACCATGGGAAAGGAAGTCAAGCAGCACAGCTCCTGAAATGAAACAGATCAATTTGTCTGACTATCCCATTCCCAGAAAGTTTGAGATAGAACCTCCATCATCAGCCCACGAGCCTGGGGGCTCCCTTTCTGAAAGGAGGTCAGTAATCTGTGATATATCCCCACTAAGGCAGATTGTCCGGGACCCAGGAGGTCACTCATTGGGACACATGGGTACTGATGCCAGACTTGGGAGGAATGAACGTCTCAACCCAAGTTTAAGTCAGTCAGTCATTCTTCCTGGTGGGTTAGTGTCCATGGAAACAAAATTGAAATCCCAGAGTGGGCAAATAAAAGAGGAAGACTTTGAACAATCTAAATCTCAAGCTAGTTTCAACAAGAAATCTGGAGACCACTGCCATCCTACTAGCATCAAACATGAGACTTACCGTGGCAATGCCAGTCCTGGAGCAGCAGCCCATGATTCCATTTCAGACTATGGCCCACCAGATAGCAGGTCTACACCGATGCGGCGGGTCCCTGGTAGAGTTGGTAGTCGGGAGACTATGAGGGGTCGGTCCTCTTCTCAGTACCATGACTTTGCAGAAAAATTGAAGATGTCTCCAGGCAGGAGCAGAGGCCCAGGGGGAGACCCTCATCACATGAACCCACATATGACCTTTTCAGAGAGAGCCAATAGGAGTTCTTTACATGCTCCTTTCTCTCCCAACTCAGAAAGTCTGGCCTCTGCTTATCACACAAACACCAGGGCTCATGCTTATGGGGACCCCAATACTTCTTTGAATTCCCAGCTCCATTATAAGAGACAGATGTACCAACAGCAACAAGAGGAGTATAAAGATTGGGCCAGCAGTTCTGCTCAGGGAGTGATTGCTGCTGCACAACATAGGCAGGAAGGGCCACGGAAGAGCCCACGGCAGCAGCAGTTTCTTGACAGAGTAAGGAGCCCCCTGAAAAATGACAAAGATGGTATGATGTATGGCCCACCAGTAGGTACATACCATGAcccaagcactcaggaagctgggcGCTGTCTCATGTCTAGTGATGGTCTGCCTGCCAAAAGCATGGAATTGAAGCACAGCTCTCAGAAGTTACAAGAGTCCTGTTGGGATCTTTCTCGGCAGACTTCTCCAGCCAAAAGCAGTGGTCCTCCAGGAATGTCTAATCAAAAACGGTATGGACCACCCCATGAGCCAGATGGACATGGACTAGCTGAGTCTGCACAGTCATCCAAACCTAGTAACGTAATGTTACGGCTTCCGGGTCAAGAGGATCATTCTTCTCAAAATCCTTTAATCATGCGGAGGCGGGTTCGTTCTTTTATCTCCCCTATTCCCAGTAAGAGACAGTCACAAGATGTAAAAAACAGTAATACTGACGATAAAGGGCGCCTCCTCCACCCGTCAAAAGAAGGTGCCGATAAAGCATACAATTCCTACAGCCATCTTTCTCACAGTCAGGATATCAAGTCTATTCCTAAGAGAGATGCCTCCAAGGACCTTCCAAATCCAGATAATAGAAACTGTCCTGCTGTTACCCTGACAAGCCCTGCTAAGACCAAAATACTGCCCCCACGGAAGGGGAGGGGATTAAAATTGGAAGCTATAGTTCAGAAGATCACATCCCCAAATATTAGGAGGAGTGCATCTGCAAACAGTGCTGAGGCTGGGGGAGACACAGTTACCCTGGATGATATACTATCTCTAAAGAGTGGTCCTCCTGAAGGTGGGACTGTGgctactcaagaggctgagatGGAAAAGCGAAAGGCTGAGGTGGTATCTGATCTAGTCAGTGCAACTAACCAGGAATCGAATGTTGAAAAGCCTCTTCCAGGGCCTTCCGAAGAGTGGCGTGGCAGTGGAGATGACAAAGTCAAGACAGAGGCACATGTAGAAACACCTTCTACTGGAAAGGAACCCTCTGGTCCGATGACATCCACAGCTTCACAGAAGCCCAGTGGTAACCAAGGGAGACCCGATGGTTCCCTGGGTGGGGCAGCACCACTAATCTTTTCTGACTCAAAGAATGTAGCTCCAGTGGGCATATTGGCCCCTGAGGCAAACCCCAaggctgaagagaaagagaatgataCAGTCATGATTTCACCCAAACAAGAAAGTTTCCCCCCCAAAGGGTATTTCCCATCAGGAAAGAAAAAGGGGAGACCAATCGGTAGTGTGAATAAGCaaaagaaacagcagcagcaaccacctccacctcctcagcCCCCTCAGATGCCAGAAGGCTCTGCCGATGGAGAGCCAAAGCCAAAAAAGCAAAggcaaaggagggagagaaggaaacctGGGGCCCAGCCAAGGAAGCGGAAAACCAAACAAGCAGTTCCCATTGTAGAACCTCAAGAACCAGAGATCAAGCTAAAGTATGCTACCCAGCCACTAGATAAAACTGATGCCAAGAACAAGTCTTTTTTCCCTTACATCCATGTAGTAAATAAGTGTGAACTTGGAGCTGTTTGTACAATCATCAATGCTGAGGAAGAAGAACAGACCAAATTGGTGAGGAGCCGGAAGGGTCAGAGATCTCTGACCCCTCCACCCAGCAGCACAGAAAGCAAGGTGCTTCCAGCTTCATCCTTTATGCTGCAGGGGCCTGTGGTAACAGAATCTTCTGTTATGGGGCATCTGGTTTGCTGTCTCTGTGGCAAGTGGGCCAGTTACCGTAACATGGGTGACCTCTTTGGACCCTTTTATCCCCAAGATTATGCAGCCACTCTTCCGAAGAATCCGCCTCCTAAGAGGTCCACAGAaatgcagagtaaagtcaaagtTCGGCACAAAAGCGCTTCTAATGGTTCTAAAACTgacactgaggaggaggaggagcagcagcagcagaaggagcagaggaGCCTGGCTGCCCATCCTAGGTTCAAGCGGCGCCACCGCTCAGAAGACTGTGGTGGGGGTCCTCGGTCCCTGTCCAGGGGGCTTCCTTGTAAAAAAGCAGCCGCTGAGGGCAGCAGTGAAAAGACTGTTTCAGACACAAAGCCCTCTGTACCTACCACTTCAGAAGGTGGtcctgagctggagttacaaatcCCTGAACTACCTCTTGACAGCAACGAATTTTGGGTCCATGAGGGTTGTATTCTCTGGGCCAATGGAATCTACCTGGTCTGTGGCAGGCTCTATGGCCTGCAGGAAGCGCTGGAAATCGCCAGAGAGATG